A window of the Loxodonta africana isolate mLoxAfr1 chromosome 3, mLoxAfr1.hap2, whole genome shotgun sequence genome harbors these coding sequences:
- the RGS4 gene encoding regulator of G-protein signaling 4 isoform X1 produces the protein MCKGLAGLPASCLRSAKDMKHRLGFLLQKSDSCEHSSSHSKKDKVVICQRVSQEEVKKWAESLENLINHECGLAAFKAFLKSEYSEENIDFWISCEEYKKIKSPSKLSPKAKKIYNEFISVQATKEVNLDACTREETSRNMLEPTITCFDEAQKKIFNLMEKDSYRRFLKSQFYLDLANPSNCGSEKQKGAKSPVDCASLVPQCA, from the exons TGCAAAAGATATGAAGCATCGGCTAGGTTTCCTGCTGCAGAAGTCGGACTCCTGTGAACACAGTTCTTCCCACAGCAAGAAGGACAAAGTTGTCATTTGCCAGAG GGTGAGCCAAGAGGAAGTCAAGAAATGGGCTGAATCCTTGGAAAACCTGATTAACCATGAAT GTGGGCTGGCAGCTTTCAAAGCTTTCTTGAAGTCCGAATACAGTGAGGAAAACATTGATTTCTGGATCAGCTGTGAAGAGTACAAGAAAATCAAATCACCCTCCAAACTAAGTCCCAAGGCCAAAAAGATCTATAACGAATTCATCTCAGTCCAGGCAACAAAAGAG GTGAACTTGGATGCTTGCACCAGGGAAGAGACAAGTCGGAACATGCTGGAACCTACAATAACCTGCTTCGATGAGGCTCAGAAGAAGATTTTTAACCTAATGGAGAAGGATTCATACCGCCGCTTTCTCAAGTCCCAATTCTATCTTGATTTGGCCAACCCTTCCAACTGTGGGTCAGAAAAGCAGAAAGGAGCCAAGAGTCCTGTAGACTGTGCTTCCCTGGTCCCTCAGTGTGCCTAA